A single window of Parabacteroides sp. FAFU027 DNA harbors:
- the pta gene encoding phosphate acetyltransferase translates to MSLMQEIVARAKADKQRIVLPEGTEIRTLKAANQILADGVAEIILIGNPEEVNKLAQENNLSDISKATIVDPIDNDKKEVYTNLLFDLRKSKGMTIEQAQKLAQDPLYLACLMIKNGDADGEVAGAQNTTGNVLRPAFQIVKTLPGISVVSGAFLMFMPEDKWGNNGIMVFADCAVHPNPTAEELAQIAVSTGHTTRAIAGFEPKIAMLSFSTKGSAKHEMVDKVVKATQLAKELDPTLKIDGELQADAAIIASVGQSKAPGSEIAGQANVLVFPTLEVGNIAYKLVQRLANAEAVGPILQGIAAPINDLSRGCSPEDVYSLIAITANQAIGIKNSKK, encoded by the coding sequence ATGAGCTTGATGCAAGAAATTGTAGCGCGTGCTAAGGCTGACAAGCAGCGCATTGTCCTTCCGGAAGGAACTGAAATCAGAACCCTGAAAGCTGCCAACCAAATCCTGGCGGACGGAGTAGCAGAAATTATTCTTATCGGTAATCCGGAGGAAGTAAACAAATTAGCTCAGGAGAATAATCTTTCCGATATTTCAAAAGCAACCATCGTTGACCCGATCGATAACGATAAAAAAGAGGTTTACACCAACCTGCTGTTCGATTTGCGCAAAAGCAAAGGCATGACCATCGAGCAGGCTCAGAAACTGGCTCAGGATCCGCTTTACCTGGCTTGCCTGATGATCAAAAACGGTGACGCCGACGGTGAAGTAGCCGGTGCTCAAAATACGACAGGTAACGTACTTCGTCCTGCCTTCCAGATCGTAAAAACCCTTCCGGGTATCAGCGTGGTTTCAGGTGCATTCCTGATGTTTATGCCTGAAGACAAATGGGGAAACAACGGAATCATGGTATTTGCTGACTGTGCCGTTCACCCGAATCCTACCGCTGAGGAATTGGCGCAAATCGCTGTTTCTACCGGACATACGACCCGTGCTATTGCAGGTTTCGAACCTAAAATCGCGATGTTGAGCTTCTCTACCAAAGGAAGTGCGAAACATGAAATGGTGGACAAAGTGGTAAAAGCAACCCAACTGGCGAAAGAACTGGATCCGACATTGAAAATCGACGGTGAACTTCAGGCTGATGCAGCTATCATCGCATCAGTAGGTCAAAGCAAAGCTCCGGGCAGTGAAATCGCCGGCCAGGCTAATGTTTTGGTTTTCCCAACTCTTGAAGTTGGTAACATCGCGTACAAACTGGTACAACGTCTTGCAAACGCTGAAGCTGTAGGTCCTATCCTTCAGGGTATCGCCGCTCCAATCAATGACTTGTCGAGAGGTTGCTCTCCGGAAGATGTGTACAGTCTGATCGCGATTACAGCTAACCAGGCTATCGGTATCAAAAACAGCAAGAAATAA
- a CDS encoding 3-hydroxyacyl-CoA dehydrogenase family protein, producing MSETIYDQIENYGLSQKDRKKTMFSKIGVVGCGREGQNIVGITASAGLDVVFVELSQDKIDTAISRIGRNLDDKIENWGLTAGEKKAIMTRIKGTVNYEDLSDCDFVIECTRHDTNTGERNTRYRKEVFEKLESVLAPDAIIATNASTVIVTELAQDLQYKERCISLHFLVTQPEGRILEIVKGLYTSDEVYEKVLVFTKMIKHEIISVHESAGLVSLRLFVVMLNEGCQMLMENVASIEDIDKILTKGWGYRKGVFRIADEIGIEKVVALMENMFREYGDKKYKPNTLLMRLYRAKQFGQHTGKGFYTYDENGKLIK from the coding sequence ATGTCTGAAACTATTTATGATCAAATAGAAAACTATGGTTTGAGTCAGAAAGACCGCAAAAAAACCATGTTTTCCAAAATCGGTGTGGTAGGCTGCGGTAGAGAAGGGCAAAACATCGTGGGAATTACTGCATCGGCAGGTCTTGACGTTGTGTTTGTAGAACTCTCCCAGGATAAAATCGATACTGCAATCAGCAGAATCGGCCGCAACCTCGACGATAAAATCGAAAACTGGGGTCTTACTGCCGGTGAGAAAAAAGCCATCATGACCCGCATTAAAGGTACTGTGAATTACGAAGACCTCAGCGATTGTGACTTCGTAATCGAGTGTACCCGCCACGATACCAACACCGGTGAGCGCAACACCCGCTACCGTAAAGAGGTGTTCGAAAAACTGGAATCTGTATTGGCTCCGGATGCAATCATCGCGACCAATGCCTCAACGGTAATCGTTACCGAACTGGCGCAAGACCTGCAATACAAAGAGCGTTGCATCAGCCTTCACTTCCTGGTTACACAACCGGAAGGCCGCATCCTCGAGATTGTAAAAGGTCTTTATACCTCAGATGAAGTGTATGAGAAAGTTTTGGTATTCACCAAAATGATCAAACACGAAATCATCAGCGTACATGAAAGCGCCGGCCTCGTGAGTCTTCGACTTTTCGTGGTAATGCTCAACGAAGGTTGCCAGATGTTGATGGAAAACGTTGCTTCAATCGAAGATATCGACAAAATCCTGACCAAAGGTTGGGGATACCGCAAAGGTGTGTTCCGTATTGCCGACGAAATCGGTATTGAGAAAGTGGTTGCCCTGATGGAAAATATGTTCCGTGAATACGGTGACAAAAAATACAAACCGAACACCCTGTTGATGCGTCTTTACCGCGCTAAACAATTCGGACAGCATACCGGAAAAGGATTTTACACTTACGATGAGAACGGTAAACTGATTAAGTAA
- a CDS encoding acetate/propionate family kinase, which translates to MKILVLNCGSSSVKYKLINMENKDVLAQGGIEKIGLKGSFLKLTLPNGDKVVLEGEILEHQAAIEYILGVLLSEKYGCIKSLDEINAVGHRVVHGGEKFNSSVLIDDEVIAKMEECIEMAPLHNPPNLKGIYAVKSLMPNVPQVGVFDTAFHQTMPDYAYFYGIPYSLYEKYSIRRYGFHGTSHRYVSKRACDVLGVPYESQKIITCHIGNGASLAAIKDGKSVDTTMGFTPVEGLMMGTRSGDVDAGVITFLMEKESIGAQGISNMLNKQSGMMGISGISSDMREVASAADEGNYRAKLALDMYEYRIKKYIGSFAAALGGADIIIFTGGVGENKVSSRLNVCSNMEYMGIKMDAEKNAKVYGDEAVISADDSKVKVMVIPTDEEYMIASDTLEILTAKN; encoded by the coding sequence ATGAAGATATTAGTCTTGAATTGCGGAAGTTCTTCGGTGAAGTACAAACTCATCAACATGGAGAACAAAGATGTATTGGCTCAGGGCGGAATCGAGAAAATCGGACTGAAAGGTTCGTTTCTCAAACTTACGCTCCCCAATGGCGATAAAGTAGTACTCGAAGGTGAAATCCTCGAGCACCAGGCTGCCATCGAATATATCCTTGGCGTATTGCTGAGTGAAAAATACGGTTGTATTAAATCGTTGGACGAAATCAATGCTGTAGGCCACCGCGTGGTACACGGCGGAGAGAAATTCAACTCCTCTGTATTGATTGATGACGAAGTGATTGCTAAAATGGAAGAGTGCATCGAGATGGCTCCCCTCCACAATCCACCAAACCTCAAAGGTATCTACGCGGTAAAAAGCCTGATGCCGAATGTTCCTCAGGTAGGTGTATTCGACACTGCTTTCCACCAGACTATGCCTGACTACGCATATTTCTACGGTATTCCGTATTCTCTGTACGAAAAATATTCTATCCGTCGTTACGGATTCCACGGAACCAGCCACCGTTACGTTTCAAAACGTGCCTGTGATGTTTTGGGAGTTCCTTATGAGTCTCAGAAAATCATCACCTGCCACATTGGTAACGGTGCTTCATTAGCGGCTATCAAAGACGGTAAATCAGTTGATACAACTATGGGATTCACTCCGGTAGAAGGTTTGATGATGGGTACTCGTTCAGGTGATGTTGACGCGGGTGTAATTACCTTCCTGATGGAAAAAGAAAGCATTGGTGCACAAGGCATCAGCAACATGCTGAACAAACAAAGTGGTATGATGGGTATCTCCGGCATTTCTTCGGATATGCGCGAAGTTGCCTCTGCGGCTGACGAAGGTAACTACCGTGCTAAACTTGCCCTGGATATGTACGAATACCGCATCAAAAAATACATCGGCTCATTTGCTGCTGCTTTGGGTGGTGCTGATATTATCATATTTACCGGTGGTGTAGGCGAGAATAAAGTTTCTTCCCGTCTCAACGTTTGTAGCAACATGGAATACATGGGTATTAAAATGGATGCGGAAAAGAATGCAAAAGTTTACGGTGACGAGGCTGTGATTAGTGCTGACGATTCGAAGGTAAAAGTGATGGTTATCCCTACCGACGAAGAGTACATGATTGCATCCGACACACTGGAAATCCTGACAGCTAAAAACTAA
- a CDS encoding YhcH/YjgK/YiaL family protein: MVLGSLKNTEAAEKLHPLFKQAFDYIKANDMAKAEAGKIELDGKNLFISVQEITGKTKEVAKMETHNKYIDIQIPVVGVETMGWLAGDKCVNSPEGYNETKDITFFTDAPATYVDVHPGEFVIFFPEDGHAPAIGNGAIKKLVVKVLV; encoded by the coding sequence ATGGTACTTGGTTCATTAAAAAACACCGAAGCGGCTGAAAAACTTCACCCGCTGTTTAAACAGGCGTTCGACTATATCAAAGCCAACGATATGGCTAAAGCTGAAGCCGGCAAAATCGAACTGGACGGTAAAAATCTTTTTATCTCTGTGCAGGAAATTACCGGTAAAACTAAGGAAGTGGCTAAAATGGAAACTCACAACAAATACATCGACATCCAGATCCCTGTGGTTGGTGTGGAAACTATGGGTTGGTTAGCTGGTGATAAATGTGTAAACTCTCCGGAGGGTTACAACGAAACCAAAGATATCACCTTCTTTACTGACGCTCCGGCAACTTATGTAGATGTTCATCCGGGCGAATTCGTAATCTTCTTCCCTGAAGACGGTCACGCTCCTGCTATCGGTAATGGCGCTATCAAAAAACTGGTAGTGAAAGTTCTGGTATAG